The Staphylococcus sp. 17KM0847 DNA segment TAGATGATCATGTTGAAGTACTAGGGAGAATTGATGATAAAATTATTGCAGTACGCCAAGGTCAGTATTTAGGTGTATCCTTTCATCCTGAACTCACAGATGATACGATGATGATGCGTTATTTTATAGAGAATGTCATTAAACAAGAAGTATAAATACAAAAGTAATAGGGACAGCAGAAAAAGGGTCCCAAATCAGTGCGTAAAAGTTTATAAATAGCAAGAGATGACTAAAGTGAAAAGCGTTTTTCACTTTAGTCATCTCTATCAGAGTGGGACGACGAAAGCTAATGGGCTTTCAGTTCCACTCTTTTTGACGTTTTAAATAAAGAAGCCTGCAATTGTTGCTGAGATAAATGATACAAGTGTTGCACCAAATAATAGTTTTAATCCAAAGCGTGCTACCATGTCACCTTTTTCATCGTTCAGTGATTTGATAGCACCTGAAATAATGCCGATAGAGCTAAAGTTAGCGAATGATACTAAGAAGACCGATACGACACCGATTGCACGGTCTGATAATCCATCTATTTTCCCTAATTCTGTCATAGCAACGAACTCATTAGATAAAAGTTTTGTCGCCATAATAGAGCCTGCATCAACGGCATCACTCCAAGGAATGCCAGTTAAAAATGCTAATGGTGCAAAAATAAAGCCGATGAGTGTTTGGAAGTTCCAATCCAATGAGCCACCAGAAACAACACTAATGATACCACCTACAAGACCATTTAATAATGAAATTAAGGCAATATAACCAATTAACATCGCGCCGACAATAACAGCTACTTTAAAACCATCTAAAATGTATTCCCCAAGCATTTCAAAAAATGACTGTTGTTTTTTATCTGTATCAATAAGTAATTTGTCACTTTCTTCATCTACTGTATAAGGATTAATAATTGAAGCGATGATGAAGCCGCCGAATAAGTTCAAGACAACAGCTGTTACAACATACTCAGGTTGAATCATTGTAAAGTAAGCACCTACAATAGATGCAGAAATCGTTGACATTGCCGAAGCTGTCAGAGTATAGAGGCGGTGTTTAGGAATATGTGGAAGTTGTTTCTTTAATGAAATAAATACTTCTGATTGTCCTAAAATGGCTGAAGCGACTGCGTTATATGATTCTAATCGTCCCATGCCGTTTACTTTTGAAATTAAAAAGCCAAGTACATTAATAATCAGTGGTAAAATTTTCAAGTATTGTAGGATACCGATTAATGCAGAAATAAATACAATAGGTAAGAGTACGTTAATGAAGAAAGTAGATCCGCCTTCATTCATTAAGTCACCGAATACAAAGTTAATACCTTCAGCTGCCTGTTTGAGTAAATACCCAAATCCAGTTGCTACGCCACCAACTAATTGAATACCGATAGTTGTTTTAAGTAAGAAGAAGGCCAAAACAAGTTGGATGAGTAACATAAGTCCAATATATTGCCAGCGAACATTTTTCTTATCGGAACTCGCAAGTAAAGCAAGTGCTAAAAATACGACAATACCGACAATCCCAATAATAATATGCATGAAGTAAACACCTCTTATTCTTTTATTAAAAAATTTACTAACACCATCATACAACATAAGTGAAAGCATTAATATAACAAATTAATGAATTCAAAAACATATTGGTTGAAAAAGGTCAAAGTTGGTCATATAATATAGTCAAAGATGGTCAAAAGGGGTGATATTATGCACAACATGTCAGACATCATTGAGCAGTACATTAAACAACTATTTGAAGAAGCACAGGCGGATGTTGTAGAAATCCAACGTGCCAACATTGCCCAACGTTTTGATTGCGTACCATCTCAGCTCAATTATGTCATCAAGACAAGATTTACAAATGAACATGGTTATGAAATAGAGAGTAAACGTGGTGGTGGTGGGTATATTCGCATCACTAAAATCGAAACGAAAGATCATGCCAATTATATTAAACGATTGATGGAATTAATTGGTACATCACTCTCGCAACAACAAGCCTATTACATTATTGATGGTTTGTTGGAGAATGATTTGATCACAGAACGCGAGGCAAAGATGATTTCAGCAGTTGTTGATAGAGAAACTTTAAAGATGGATGTTGCATCTAGGGATATTATTCGTGCGAATATACTTAAGAGATTATTACCTGTTATTAATTATTATTAAAGATGAGAAGGTGATGAACCATGTATCGTCATAAAAAAGAACAATCCACAGTGCGCGCAAACATAAATATATATCAACAAGAACCCATACACAATCAGTCAGATGAACAATGGCATGAAGGTGAAGATGTTGAAGGTACATTTGTTATTAAGCAGATCTTACAACATCTTGCAGCAAAACATGGGCTCAACGTAGACCAAGTTGTTTATCGTGAAGAAAAACGTTGTCCGACATGCCATATGACACTCAAGGATATTGCACATGTCGGAAAGTTTGGTTGTCATGATTGTTATGAAACGTTTCGAGATGATGTAGATGATATTGTACGTCGCGTACAGGGAGGGCATATTGAACATTCAGGAAAATATCCCAAATCTTCACATACAAAACGTGCATTAAAGCGTCAAATTGAAGAAAAACGTGAATATTTAGAGTCACTTGTTGCACAGCAAGCATTTGAAGAAGCGGCAGTTATTCGAGATGAAATTCAAGCGTTAGAGGCAACACAACAAAGTGAGGTATCTAAAGATAATGACGAATGACAATTACAAATCGCTAAATCAAGCGCAGCAAGACACAGAAGTACAGCCGGTTGTCATGTCTTCGAGAATTCGACTTGCACGCAATCTAGAAAATTATGTACATCCTTTGATGTTTCCGAATGAAGAAGAGGGATATCGTATAATTAATGAAGTTCAGGATGCTTTGACAGATTTAACGTTGCAACGACTTGATGAGTTAGATCAACAAAGCAAATATAAATTAGTTGCTAAACATTTGATTAGTCCAGAGCTTACAAAACAGCCCGCCTCTGCAGTGCTACTTAATGATGATGAGTCAGTAAGTGTAATGGTCAACGAAGAGGATCACGTGCGTATTCAAGTAATGGGTGAAGATTTAGAGCTAAATACACTATATCAGCGTGCATCATATATTGATGATCAGTTGGATGCACAAGTGGATATCAGTTACGATGATACACTTGGTTATTTGACGACTTGTCCAACGAATATAGGGACGGGCATGCGTGCGAGTGTCATGTTACATTTGCCGGGTTTGTCAATTATGAAACGCATGAATCGCATTGCCCAGTCGATTAACCGATTTGGTTTCACAATTCGTGGCATTTATGGTGAAGGTTCACAAGTATATGGACATGTTTACCAAGTGTCTAACCAACTCACATTAGGAAAATCTGAACAAGAAATTATAGATGCATTAACAGAACTCGTACATCAAATTATTAATGAAGAATTGGATGTTCGTCGACGTTTGTTAGAACATAAAGAAAATGAAACATTAGATCGTATTTATCGTTCGTTAGGTATTTTGAAATACAGTCGACGTATCTCTGTAGAGGAAGCATCGTATCGTTTGAGTGATATTAAGTTAGGTGTAGATTTAGGCGTATTAGATATGCCAGACTTTGACTTTAACACTTTAATGATCGCGATACAGTCACCATTTTTAGTTGATGATACAACGCCTCAACCAATAGAAGCAAAACGAGCAGATATATTAAGACAACATTTATAAATAGGAGGGCAACATATGTTATTTGGTAGATTGACAGAACGTGCACAACGCGTATTAGCACATGCACAAGAAGAAGCGATTCGATTTAATCATTCAAATATAGGAACGGAACATTTATTACTTGGTTTAATGAAAGAACCTGAAGGCATTGCTGCAAAAGTTTTAGAGAGCTTTGATATTACTGAAGAAAAAGTGATTGCAGAAGTTGAAAAGTTAATAGGTCATGGTCAAGAACATATCGGTACATTACATTATACGCCGCGTGCGAAAAAGGTTATTGAATTGTCGATGGATGAAGCGCGTAAACTGCAACATAACTTTGTAGGTACAGAGCATATTTTACTTGGATTAATTCGTGAAAATGAAGGCGTTGCAGCACGTGTCTTTGCAAACTTAGATTTAAATATTACAAAAGCACGTGCACAAGTCGTGAAAGCATTAGGTAGCCCAGAAATGGCATCTAACAATAGTCAAACAACTAAGTCGGATAACACACCAACATTAGATAGTTTGGCGAGGGACTTAACTGTCGTTGCCAAAGATGGGACATTGGATCCAGTTGTGGGACGTAGTAAAGAGATTACACGTGTGATTGAAGTACTCAGTCGACGCACTAAGAATAACCCTGTACTTATCGGTGAACCAGGTGTCGGTAAAACAGCGATTGCAGAAGGACTTGCGCAAGCCATTGCTAAAAATGAAGTCCCTGAAACATTGAAAGATAAGCGTGTCATGTCATTGGATATGGGAACAGTTGTTGCAGGTACTAAATATCGTGGTGAGTTTGAAGAACGTTTGAAAAAAGTCATGGAAGAGATTCATCAAGCGGGTAACATCATTCTCTT contains these protein-coding regions:
- a CDS encoding CtsR family transcriptional regulator codes for the protein MHNMSDIIEQYIKQLFEEAQADVVEIQRANIAQRFDCVPSQLNYVIKTRFTNEHGYEIESKRGGGGYIRITKIETKDHANYIKRLMELIGTSLSQQQAYYIIDGLLENDLITEREAKMISAVVDRETLKMDVASRDIIRANILKRLLPVINYY
- a CDS encoding UvrB/UvrC motif-containing protein is translated as MYRHKKEQSTVRANINIYQQEPIHNQSDEQWHEGEDVEGTFVIKQILQHLAAKHGLNVDQVVYREEKRCPTCHMTLKDIAHVGKFGCHDCYETFRDDVDDIVRRVQGGHIEHSGKYPKSSHTKRALKRQIEEKREYLESLVAQQAFEEAAVIRDEIQALEATQQSEVSKDNDE
- a CDS encoding NupC/NupG family nucleoside CNT transporter, whose protein sequence is MHIIIGIVGIVVFLALALLASSDKKNVRWQYIGLMLLIQLVLAFFLLKTTIGIQLVGGVATGFGYLLKQAAEGINFVFGDLMNEGGSTFFINVLLPIVFISALIGILQYLKILPLIINVLGFLISKVNGMGRLESYNAVASAILGQSEVFISLKKQLPHIPKHRLYTLTASAMSTISASIVGAYFTMIQPEYVVTAVVLNLFGGFIIASIINPYTVDEESDKLLIDTDKKQQSFFEMLGEYILDGFKVAVIVGAMLIGYIALISLLNGLVGGIISVVSGGSLDWNFQTLIGFIFAPLAFLTGIPWSDAVDAGSIMATKLLSNEFVAMTELGKIDGLSDRAIGVVSVFLVSFANFSSIGIISGAIKSLNDEKGDMVARFGLKLLFGATLVSFISATIAGFFI
- a CDS encoding protein arginine kinase; the encoded protein is MTNDNYKSLNQAQQDTEVQPVVMSSRIRLARNLENYVHPLMFPNEEEGYRIINEVQDALTDLTLQRLDELDQQSKYKLVAKHLISPELTKQPASAVLLNDDESVSVMVNEEDHVRIQVMGEDLELNTLYQRASYIDDQLDAQVDISYDDTLGYLTTCPTNIGTGMRASVMLHLPGLSIMKRMNRIAQSINRFGFTIRGIYGEGSQVYGHVYQVSNQLTLGKSEQEIIDALTELVHQIINEELDVRRRLLEHKENETLDRIYRSLGILKYSRRISVEEASYRLSDIKLGVDLGVLDMPDFDFNTLMIAIQSPFLVDDTTPQPIEAKRADILRQHL